One stretch of Miscanthus floridulus cultivar M001 chromosome 18, ASM1932011v1, whole genome shotgun sequence DNA includes these proteins:
- the LOC136524412 gene encoding receptor kinase-like protein Xa21 yields MEVKVFDLSHVGASKTLLSECEPLRNIRHLNLIRVVTCCASVDARGDDFRALVFEFMPNYSLDRWLHPRSEELKDMKSLSVIQRPTSLNWFSSYKPVQKGDVVRMGDDNPCDIMGIGLVQIKTDDGMTRTLKNVSLPSDHVPEKELQRIRMQVEHVNDDTGVQLEEDLPIAQCKSKRTIVPPKHLIEECNLSYYALSCAEQVENNMARPGRCQCTYGDVYGFGVTLLEVFTGRSPANGEFKDGLTLLEFVGASLPDKIEQVVDPALLPDGEASCCSDWAQLHTGHGECRPRG; encoded by the exons ATGGAGGTGAAGGTGTTCGACCTCAGCCATGTCGGCGCCTCCAAGACATTGTTGTCAGAGTGCGAGCCGCTGCGAAACATCCGGCACCTGAACCTGATCAGGGTCGTCACCTGCTGCGCCAGCGTGGACGCGAGGGGGGACGACTTCAGAGCTCTGGTGTTCGAGTTCATGCCCAATTACAGCTTAGACAGGTGGCTGCACCCGAGGTCTGAAGAGCTCAAGGACATGAAGAGCCTGAGTGTGATACAGAGGCCAACATCGCT aaattggtttagctcgtaTAAGCCTGTACAGAAAGGGGATGTTGTGCGGATGGGAGATGATAACCCATGTGACATTATGGGGATTGGATTAGTTCAAatcaagactgatgatggcatgacacgcacGCTGAAAAACGTCAG TTTGCCCTCAGATCATGTTCCAGAAAAAGAGCTGCAACGTATAcgcatgcaggtggagcatgttaatgatgatacaggtgtgcag ttagaggaggatttacctattgctcaatgcaagtcaaaaaggacaattgTACCTCCTAAGCAtcttattgaagagtgtaatttgtcttactatgctttgagttgtgctgaacaggtggagaat AATATGGCCCGACCGGGAAGGTGTCAATGCACGTACGGCGACGTCTACGGCTTCGGGGTCACGCTCCTGGAGGTCTTCACCGGGAGGTCGCCGGCCAACGGCGAGTTCAAAGATGGGCTCACACTGCTGGAGTTCGTTGGCGCGTCGTTGCCCGACAAGATCGAGCAGGTCGTCGACCCCGCCCTACTGCCCGATGGCGAAGCGTCCTGCTGCTCCGATTGGGCTCAGCTGCACACGGGTCACGGGGAGTGCCGTCCGAGAGGCTGA
- the LOC136520338 gene encoding uncharacterized protein, giving the protein MADRAEAAAASGDRERLRNIFLDAARVLMLFGAVAAVGTPSTDPMEAFLGLLLWMLGVCLLSLVPAAGRFPRAALAAAAMVITILKHLFTLRN; this is encoded by the coding sequence ATGGCCGACCGAGCAGAGGCCGCCGCCGCTTCAGGAGACCGCGAGCGTCTCCGGAACATCTTCCTCGACGCTGCGCGCGTGCTGATGCTATtcggcgccgtcgccgccgtgggAACTCCCTCCACCGACCCCATGGAGGCGttcctcggccttctcctttggATGCTCGGGGTGTGCCTCCTGTCCCTCGTGCCAGCGGCAGGACGTTTCCCGCGCGCCGcactggccgccgccgccatggtcaTCACCATCCTGAAGCACTTGTTCACTCTACGGAACTAG
- the LOC136520061 gene encoding uncharacterized protein, whose amino-acid sequence MADRAEAAAAAAAGDRERLRNIFLDAARVLMLFGAVAAVRTPSADPMEAFLGLLLWMLGVCLLSLVPAAGRFPRAALAAAAMVITILKHLFTLRN is encoded by the coding sequence ATGGCCGACCGAgcagaggccgccgccgccgccgctgcaggagACCGCGAGCGTCTCCGGAACATCTTCCTCGACGCTGCGCGCGTGCTGATGCTATtcggcgccgtcgccgccgtgaGAACTCCCTCCGCCGACCCCATGGAGGCGttcctcggccttctcctttggATGCTCGGGGTTTGCCTCCTGTCCCTGGTGCCAGCGGCTGGACGTTTCCCGCGCGCCGcactggccgccgccgccatggtcaTCACCATCCTGAAGCACTTGTTCACTCTACGGAACTAG